The following proteins are co-located in the Candidatus Planktophila lacus genome:
- the hpf gene encoding ribosome hibernation-promoting factor, HPF/YfiA family produces the protein MKIVIHARHAELAEDFREIAHEKLMSMERFNVTIDRVEVEILHEQNPRQGKHAHRVILTSHGAGPLMRAEAAEFNDLAAFDEAIKNFELQIRKHHEKSKSHDRETLRNKPLADSD, from the coding sequence ATGAAAATTGTTATTCATGCCCGTCACGCAGAACTCGCTGAAGATTTTCGCGAGATTGCCCATGAGAAGCTAATGAGCATGGAGAGATTTAACGTCACCATTGATCGTGTTGAAGTAGAGATCTTGCATGAACAAAATCCACGTCAAGGAAAACACGCACACCGCGTTATTTTAACTTCCCATGGCGCAGGGCCACTGATGCGAGCAGAAGCCGCCGAGTTTAATGACCTTGCTGCATTTGATGAAGCGATTAAGAACTTTGAATTACAAATTCGCAAGCATCACGAGAAATCAAAGAGCCACGATCGCGAAACTTTACGAAATAAACCGCTTGCAGATTCAGATTAA
- a CDS encoding extracellular solute-binding protein gives MKSAVVAVMATFAIGSSVPSAPAASKTIELLISADTNIQTLWNTVLIPAFEKEYPGYKVNVTFDRNGLRDAQTFAKIVAAKETRRDPGVDLIDGGIAVRLSQAGLLYRPSPSLMPNLKDVSKLLIKQANGTIPYRASTVMLAYNSTKVTKVPKTLDEVLAWIKANPGKFTYNVPSGGGSGYSFAQTVLDMNLTADERLAMSLAANKDIQTKWAKGWDTLRDLNKYTYGKNGTYPANNAATLNLLSTGEIDMGTVWSDQFASAKAAGTMPANIKATAIKSPSLTGGPATLGIPINGSNRTGGRLLANFVLSPAMQNAIMGGTLKGIPVVNGKKLDQTLFDNFKDIDVTDMRAPYFPANSDDLKSAWSLNVPGK, from the coding sequence ATGAAATCAGCCGTTGTCGCTGTAATGGCAACTTTCGCTATCGGATCATCTGTTCCTAGCGCGCCAGCAGCATCAAAGACAATTGAGCTTTTGATCTCTGCAGATACAAATATTCAGACTCTCTGGAACACAGTTCTTATTCCAGCCTTTGAAAAGGAATACCCAGGGTACAAAGTCAATGTAACTTTCGACCGTAACGGACTTCGCGATGCTCAGACATTTGCCAAGATCGTTGCTGCAAAAGAGACTCGTCGCGATCCAGGCGTTGACCTAATCGACGGTGGAATTGCTGTTCGTCTATCACAGGCAGGACTTCTCTATCGTCCAAGCCCATCACTTATGCCGAACCTAAAAGATGTCAGCAAGCTTCTGATTAAGCAGGCTAATGGAACTATTCCTTACCGTGCTTCAACAGTTATGCTCGCATACAACTCAACCAAAGTTACTAAAGTCCCTAAGACTCTTGATGAAGTTCTAGCGTGGATTAAGGCCAACCCAGGTAAGTTCACATACAACGTTCCATCAGGTGGCGGATCTGGTTACTCATTCGCGCAAACTGTTCTTGATATGAACCTAACTGCAGATGAGCGTCTGGCTATGTCACTTGCTGCAAATAAAGATATCCAGACCAAGTGGGCAAAGGGTTGGGACACTCTCCGCGATCTCAATAAGTACACCTACGGTAAGAACGGTACATACCCAGCAAATAACGCTGCGACTTTGAACCTTCTTTCAACAGGTGAAATCGATATGGGAACTGTTTGGTCAGATCAATTCGCATCTGCCAAGGCAGCCGGCACTATGCCAGCAAATATCAAGGCAACTGCTATCAAGAGCCCATCACTTACAGGTGGTCCAGCAACCCTTGGTATTCCAATCAATGGTTCAAACCGCACAGGCGGACGTTTGCTTGCAAACTTCGTTCTGTCACCAGCGATGCAGAATGCAATTATGGGCGGCACCCTAAAGGGTATTCCGGTCGTAAACGGCAAGAAGCTTGATCAAACTCTGTTTGACAACTTCAAGGATATCGATGTCACTGACATGCGTGCTCCTTACTTCCCAGCAAACTCTGATGATCTAAAGAGCGCTTGGTCGCTTAACGTTCCAGGTAAGTAA
- a CDS encoding trans-sulfuration enzyme family protein — protein MNLDKGLSPETIAITAGRPTVGPDSSLNHPISLNSTFVAGGAVGYGRYGNETWLALEEAISALEGGRTLAYSSGMAAVTAVFSTLPVGAKVIASNQGYSGTMTLLNNYATANRLKVSFVSVTDTSAVINELPGATLLWIESPTNPGLEVADLPALIKAAKEKGVTVAVDNTFATALSQKPLALGANIVMNSVTKYLAGHSDVVLGSLSTADAAQFKTLEDARKFNGSIPGPFEAWLALRGIRTFPLRFQKSCENALELAKRLSAHPLVKNVRYPGLPTDSQHEKAKAFMKSFGAIVSFEYVGSAESTDKVCASSKIVTYATSLGGVESLWERRRRWPIESSSVPETLIRLSVGCENVEDLWADIDSALHAAK, from the coding sequence ATGAATTTAGATAAAGGGCTAAGCCCCGAGACGATCGCAATTACCGCGGGCCGTCCAACAGTAGGTCCAGATAGTTCTTTGAATCATCCAATCTCACTTAACTCAACTTTTGTTGCAGGTGGAGCAGTTGGTTATGGGCGTTACGGAAATGAAACTTGGCTGGCACTTGAAGAAGCGATCAGCGCGCTAGAAGGCGGACGCACTCTGGCTTACTCATCTGGAATGGCTGCTGTCACCGCAGTATTTTCAACTCTTCCTGTTGGTGCAAAGGTGATCGCATCAAATCAGGGCTACTCAGGAACAATGACTCTGCTCAACAACTATGCAACAGCAAATCGCTTAAAAGTTTCCTTTGTATCAGTTACTGATACTTCAGCGGTTATTAACGAGTTACCTGGCGCAACTCTGCTCTGGATCGAATCTCCAACTAATCCAGGTTTAGAAGTTGCCGATCTTCCCGCACTCATCAAGGCGGCAAAAGAAAAGGGCGTAACCGTTGCGGTAGATAACACTTTTGCCACTGCGCTGAGTCAGAAGCCACTTGCCCTAGGTGCAAATATCGTCATGAATTCTGTGACAAAGTATTTAGCTGGACATAGCGATGTTGTTCTTGGCTCACTTAGCACCGCAGATGCGGCGCAATTTAAGACGTTAGAAGATGCGCGTAAATTTAATGGATCTATTCCTGGTCCGTTTGAAGCTTGGCTGGCACTGCGCGGTATTCGCACCTTCCCACTGCGCTTTCAGAAGTCCTGCGAAAATGCACTCGAACTTGCCAAGCGCCTGAGCGCGCACCCATTGGTAAAAAACGTTAGATATCCAGGTCTGCCTACTGATTCGCAACATGAAAAAGCTAAAGCCTTTATGAAAAGCTTTGGAGCTATTGTCTCCTTCGAATATGTCGGTAGCGCTGAAAGTACAGATAAAGTCTGCGCCTCTTCCAAGATAGTTACTTATGCAACCAGCCTTGGTGGAGTTGAATCACTTTGGGAGCGCCGTCGTCGCTGGCCCATCGAAAGTTCTAGCGTCCCAGAAACCTTGATCCGTCTCTCTGTTGGTTGCGAAAACGTTGAAGACCTTTGGGCAGATATCGACTCCGCGTTGCACGCTGCTAAATAA
- the argG gene encoding argininosuccinate synthase has protein sequence MSKVLASLPVGEKVGIAFSGGLDTSVAVAWMREKGAIPCTYTADLGQYDETDIDTVPVRAKEYGAEISRLVDCKTSLVEEGLAAIACGAFHIRSGGKQYFNTTPLGRAVTGTLLVRAMLQDAVEIWGDGSTYKGNDIERFYRYGLLANPNLRIYKPWLDADFVRELGGRKEMSQWLVAHNFPYRDSVEKAYSTDANILGATHEAKDLENLDVSIEIVNPIMGVKFWDPSVSIASEDVKIQFVQGRPVAINGKDFSDVVELMKAANEIGGRHGLGMADQIENRIIEAKSRGIYEAPGMALLFIAYERLLSAIHNEDTIANYHAEGRRLGRLLYEGRWLDPQSLMLRESLQRWVASAVTGEVTIRLRRGDDFSIINTTGPALSYHPEKLSMERTENAAFGPVDRIGQLTMRNLDIADTRAKLEMYRDQGQLGSGEFKLIQEIGEGEKK, from the coding sequence ATGTCTAAAGTGCTTGCATCTCTTCCAGTCGGCGAGAAAGTCGGCATCGCATTCTCCGGCGGCCTCGATACTTCGGTAGCCGTTGCCTGGATGCGCGAGAAAGGTGCAATTCCATGTACTTACACAGCAGATCTCGGACAATATGACGAGACAGATATCGACACCGTTCCGGTTCGCGCAAAAGAATATGGCGCTGAGATATCTCGACTCGTTGATTGCAAAACTTCTCTGGTTGAAGAAGGTCTCGCTGCAATCGCTTGCGGTGCTTTTCACATCCGCTCTGGCGGCAAGCAATATTTCAATACAACCCCACTTGGCCGTGCAGTAACTGGCACCTTGTTGGTTCGCGCGATGTTGCAAGATGCAGTTGAAATCTGGGGAGATGGTTCGACTTATAAAGGCAACGATATTGAGCGCTTCTATCGTTACGGTTTGTTAGCTAATCCAAATTTAAGAATCTATAAGCCTTGGTTAGATGCTGACTTTGTTCGTGAACTCGGTGGCCGTAAAGAGATGTCCCAATGGCTTGTTGCGCACAATTTTCCATATCGTGACAGCGTTGAAAAAGCTTATTCAACAGATGCCAATATCTTGGGTGCAACGCATGAGGCTAAAGATCTAGAAAACTTAGATGTCTCAATTGAGATCGTAAATCCAATAATGGGCGTTAAGTTCTGGGATCCTTCAGTTTCGATCGCATCTGAAGATGTAAAGATTCAATTTGTTCAGGGCCGCCCGGTTGCAATTAACGGAAAAGATTTTAGTGACGTTGTTGAACTCATGAAGGCCGCTAATGAAATTGGCGGTCGCCACGGACTAGGCATGGCCGATCAGATCGAAAACCGAATCATCGAAGCTAAGAGCCGTGGCATTTACGAAGCTCCAGGTATGGCGCTCTTGTTTATTGCATATGAACGACTGCTAAGTGCGATTCACAACGAAGACACGATTGCTAACTATCACGCAGAAGGTCGCCGCTTAGGTCGCCTGCTTTACGAAGGTCGCTGGCTAGATCCACAATCTTTGATGTTGCGAGAATCATTGCAACGTTGGGTGGCATCTGCTGTCACAGGTGAAGTAACAATTCGCCTACGTCGCGGCGATGATTTCTCGATCATCAATACAACTGGGCCTGCGCTTAGCTATCACCCTGAAAAATTGTCGATGGAGCGCACTGAAAATGCTGCTTTTGGTCCGGTTGATCGCATTGGTCAGCTGACCATGCGCAACCTTGATATCGCAGATACCCGCGCCAAGCTTGAGATGTACCGCGATCAAGGCCAACTTGGTTCTGGAGAATTTAAGTTAATCCAAGAAATTGGCGAAGGAGAAAAGAAGTAA
- a CDS encoding phytoene desaturase family protein has translation MSTDSKYDAVVVGGGHNGLVAAAYLAKAGKSVVLLESASELGGATTSVRPFPEYDARLSRYSYLVSLLPDQIVADLGINFKTLERSIASYTPYKKGGKDGGLLISQNWDARTAESFRELTGGDEEGKKWQEFYSEIAVLAERIAPYMLQPLKSAADLKSEIGLPEVWKFMMERPIGEVIQDRFQDDLVRGVVLTDALIGTFSSAQDLQANRCFLYHLIGNGTGQWRVPQGGMGAFVTELNRVALLNGVEINLNSHVTDIDSSSSSVAVTTATGDKYVATDLLFAGAPQTLAKLRGKSAPASLDGSQMKINMLLSKLPRLKSGVDPKLAFAGTFHVNETYSQLEKAYQVAKLGDIPSDLPLEMYCHTLTDPTILSPELSQRGFHTLTLFGLHTPAALFDADPSGAKEAAKAAAISSLNQYLEEPIESVLAVCGDGSLAIEAKSPIDLDNDLGLPRGNIFHRDLDFPFIDGTESAPIKWGSETDDSHIFLAGAGARRGGGVSGIAGHNAAMAVLAKD, from the coding sequence ATGTCTACCGATAGTAAATACGATGCCGTTGTTGTCGGTGGTGGCCACAACGGACTTGTCGCCGCAGCTTATTTAGCGAAAGCGGGAAAGAGCGTTGTTCTATTGGAAAGCGCCTCCGAACTAGGTGGGGCTACAACTAGCGTGCGACCTTTCCCTGAATACGATGCCCGTCTTTCTCGATACTCCTATCTGGTTTCACTTCTACCTGACCAGATCGTTGCAGATCTAGGAATTAACTTTAAGACTTTAGAACGATCCATCGCTTCATATACGCCATATAAAAAAGGCGGTAAAGATGGCGGGCTTTTGATATCTCAAAACTGGGATGCTCGAACTGCGGAAAGTTTTCGTGAGCTAACTGGTGGGGATGAAGAAGGCAAGAAGTGGCAAGAGTTCTATAGCGAAATAGCCGTGCTTGCTGAGCGAATTGCTCCATATATGTTGCAACCCCTTAAATCTGCTGCTGATTTGAAATCTGAAATCGGTCTTCCGGAAGTTTGGAAGTTCATGATGGAGCGACCAATCGGTGAGGTAATTCAGGATCGCTTTCAAGATGATCTTGTTCGCGGCGTCGTGTTAACGGATGCGCTCATTGGAACCTTTTCTTCAGCGCAAGATTTGCAAGCAAATCGCTGCTTCTTGTATCACTTGATCGGAAATGGCACCGGGCAATGGAGAGTCCCACAAGGCGGTATGGGCGCATTTGTCACCGAGTTAAATCGCGTTGCGCTTTTAAACGGTGTAGAAATCAATCTGAATTCACACGTAACCGATATTGATTCAAGCTCCAGCAGTGTTGCAGTCACTACTGCAACCGGAGATAAATATGTCGCGACGGATCTGTTATTCGCTGGAGCGCCACAGACCCTGGCGAAATTGCGTGGCAAGAGCGCTCCCGCATCTCTTGATGGCTCGCAGATGAAAATCAATATGCTGCTATCTAAACTTCCGCGACTAAAATCTGGAGTAGATCCGAAGTTAGCCTTTGCGGGTACCTTTCATGTTAACGAAACATATTCACAGTTAGAAAAGGCATATCAAGTTGCAAAGCTTGGTGATATTCCAAGTGACCTGCCACTTGAAATGTATTGCCATACCTTGACCGATCCGACAATTCTTTCTCCAGAGTTAAGCCAGCGCGGATTCCATACCTTGACCCTCTTTGGGTTACATACTCCGGCTGCGCTCTTTGATGCAGATCCAAGTGGTGCAAAAGAGGCGGCTAAAGCTGCGGCGATTTCTAGCCTTAATCAATATTTAGAAGAACCAATCGAATCGGTACTAGCTGTCTGTGGCGATGGCTCTCTTGCCATCGAAGCGAAATCTCCAATCGATTTGGATAACGATCTTGGCCTGCCGCGCGGAAATATCTTCCACCGCGATTTAGATTTTCCATTTATTGATGGAACCGAGAGCGCCCCAATCAAATGGGGATCTGAAACAGATGATTCCCACATTTTTCTGGCAGGCGCTGGTGCGCGACGTGGAGGCGGAGTAAGCGGTATCGCTGGCCATAATGCAGCGATGGCAGTGTTGGCAAAGGATTAG
- a CDS encoding class I SAM-dependent methyltransferase: MATPLAETLKEIVEKLGKSDNFVRLVLSGRRRNMQTPNERIDVKPVLIKGEIKYQVAQSDGRAMTTKNYSPHEFLKLGLLEAGFANIHLEEKDQSISLRITKKGEALISRASGEFNADLSHDRNKSRLLDPSDPFLIEVGISDSGGKVKASKNDKYLQVEEFLRLLVPSLNSAIEAGHINKPDEKSPLTIVDLGCGHAYLTFAAHQYLRNEGIAVKVIGIDIRESARARNNEIAKKLGISDSIEFRAEEISETTLKSADVAIALHACDTATDDALAWSVTTGAKLVLVAPCCHHDIQAQMVEIPEPWPMITKNGIMKERLGDLITDGLRIQIMKLSGYRVEAIEFIGGEHTPRNLMIRAVKTGAVADSSEEKRYQEMLSLWKVKPALAALLNR, encoded by the coding sequence ATGGCTACGCCGCTCGCTGAAACACTTAAAGAAATAGTTGAGAAGCTCGGTAAATCCGATAACTTTGTCAGACTTGTTCTCTCGGGCAGGCGGCGCAATATGCAGACCCCTAACGAACGAATTGATGTAAAGCCTGTATTGATTAAAGGTGAAATCAAATATCAAGTAGCCCAGAGCGATGGGCGGGCTATGACCACAAAGAATTACTCACCACATGAGTTTCTGAAGTTAGGTCTGCTTGAAGCCGGCTTTGCAAATATCCATCTAGAAGAGAAAGATCAATCAATTTCACTTCGAATCACCAAGAAAGGGGAGGCGCTGATAAGCCGAGCCAGTGGTGAATTTAACGCCGATCTTTCGCATGATCGAAATAAGAGCCGACTACTTGATCCGTCGGATCCTTTCCTAATCGAAGTTGGGATATCAGACTCTGGTGGAAAAGTTAAAGCCAGCAAGAACGATAAATACTTACAGGTGGAAGAGTTTCTTAGACTTTTAGTTCCGTCTCTTAATTCGGCAATTGAAGCCGGGCATATAAATAAACCAGATGAGAAAAGCCCATTAACCATCGTCGATCTCGGTTGTGGTCATGCCTACCTTACCTTTGCCGCCCATCAGTACCTGCGAAATGAAGGAATTGCTGTCAAGGTAATCGGAATCGATATTCGCGAAAGTGCACGTGCTAGAAATAATGAAATCGCTAAGAAGTTGGGAATTTCAGATTCGATTGAATTTAGAGCTGAAGAAATCTCGGAGACAACTCTTAAGAGCGCTGATGTTGCGATTGCACTTCACGCCTGCGATACCGCAACTGATGATGCTCTTGCCTGGTCGGTGACGACGGGTGCCAAACTTGTTTTGGTTGCCCCGTGTTGTCACCACGATATTCAAGCCCAAATGGTTGAGATCCCTGAGCCATGGCCGATGATTACCAAGAACGGAATCATGAAGGAGAGACTGGGCGATCTGATAACCGATGGTTTACGGATACAAATAATGAAGCTATCTGGCTATCGCGTGGAAGCAATTGAATTTATCGGGGGAGAGCACACCCCACGAAATTTGATGATTCGCGCAGTAAAGACGGGCGCAGTTGCCGATTCATCTGAGGAGAAGCGCTATCAGGAGATGCTCTCGCTTTGGAAAGTTAAGCCTGCGCTAGCAGCCCTTCTCAACCGTTAG
- a CDS encoding MalY/PatB family protein, with translation MSDRLISAPSLAELQTHRSEKWRGFTHDILPLPVAEMDFPVADGIREVLSEMISKSDLGYLGSIPEMGTSFSGFAKRRWNWDVEPTFVRIATDVGVAVVELLRVFAKPGDKVLISSPVYQNFYTWINETKIAMVDVPFIKNAEEADGTGWSHDWAGIEKAYQSGLKVHLLCSPHNPMGKVYSREDLLRIVALAKKHGVIVISDEIHAPLTFKEQPFTPLLALGEDAAEVGVAVNAASKGWNIAGLKCAIIISQSAKMHEKLNELPPALHYRASLLGAFATVAAFEKGELWLDTVLDQLDHNRKLIAELIKTKIPTIGYTIPHCSYLAWLDVSKLNLGEDPGAAILERAKVAFNAGHIYGALGKDYVRLNFATSPEIITEAFDRMARAL, from the coding sequence ATGAGCGATCGCCTGATTTCTGCACCTTCTCTTGCTGAGTTACAGACACATCGCAGCGAGAAATGGCGAGGCTTTACCCATGACATCCTTCCGCTGCCTGTCGCCGAGATGGATTTTCCAGTAGCGGACGGCATTCGCGAAGTTTTATCTGAAATGATTTCGAAATCAGATTTGGGATATCTCGGCTCAATCCCCGAGATGGGTACTTCATTTTCTGGTTTCGCAAAGCGCCGTTGGAACTGGGATGTGGAGCCAACTTTTGTGCGCATCGCAACTGATGTCGGAGTTGCCGTGGTCGAGTTATTGCGTGTATTCGCCAAGCCGGGAGATAAGGTTTTAATCAGCTCACCTGTCTATCAAAACTTCTACACCTGGATTAATGAGACCAAGATTGCAATGGTCGATGTTCCATTTATAAAGAACGCAGAAGAAGCCGATGGAACAGGTTGGAGCCACGATTGGGCCGGCATTGAAAAGGCTTATCAAAGCGGGTTAAAGGTGCATTTACTTTGCAGCCCTCATAACCCAATGGGCAAGGTCTACAGCCGCGAAGATTTACTTCGCATAGTTGCGCTAGCCAAGAAGCATGGCGTCATAGTTATCTCAGATGAAATTCATGCGCCGCTAACCTTTAAAGAGCAGCCGTTTACCCCATTGTTAGCACTGGGTGAAGATGCCGCTGAAGTAGGCGTGGCCGTGAACGCGGCTAGCAAAGGATGGAATATCGCAGGGCTCAAGTGCGCAATTATCATTTCGCAGAGCGCGAAGATGCATGAGAAGTTAAATGAACTTCCACCGGCCTTGCACTATCGCGCTTCTTTGCTTGGCGCCTTTGCCACAGTTGCCGCCTTTGAAAAAGGTGAGCTTTGGCTAGATACAGTTCTTGATCAACTAGATCACAATAGAAAGCTAATCGCTGAACTTATAAAAACTAAAATTCCAACTATTGGCTACACGATTCCACATTGTTCATATCTGGCTTGGCTTGATGTAAGTAAGTTAAATCTTGGCGAAGATCCGGGCGCAGCCATATTGGAGCGCGCTAAAGTGGCATTTAACGCCGGCCATATCTATGGCGCCTTAGGAAAAGATTATGTTCGCCTCAACTTTGCAACCAGCCCTGAGATAATTACCGAAGCCTTCGATCGCATGGCGCGCGCGCTCTAA
- a CDS encoding FKBP-type peptidyl-prolyl cis-trans isomerase yields MKKVLALFAVCTLLLTGCGDKEVSASSDNLPTVTTNQGEAPTIGAPAGNPPTTLVTKDIIVGNGAEALPTSTMTVHYTLMTWSNGQLIESSWNGGSPATFPLANVIVGWQQGIPGMKVGGRRLLVIPPDLGYGAQGGGPIGPNETLIFVVDAIGVA; encoded by the coding sequence ATGAAGAAAGTTTTAGCACTATTTGCCGTTTGTACCCTTTTACTAACTGGATGTGGAGATAAAGAAGTGAGCGCTTCATCAGATAACTTGCCAACAGTCACAACTAATCAAGGAGAAGCGCCAACAATTGGTGCGCCCGCCGGTAACCCACCAACAACCTTGGTAACAAAAGACATAATCGTTGGCAACGGTGCTGAAGCACTTCCAACTTCAACCATGACCGTGCATTACACACTTATGACTTGGTCAAATGGTCAGTTGATTGAATCTTCATGGAACGGCGGTTCACCTGCAACCTTCCCATTGGCAAATGTGATTGTTGGTTGGCAGCAAGGGATTCCGGGCATGAAAGTTGGCGGACGACGTCTGCTAGTTATTCCACCTGATTTAGGTTATGGCGCACAAGGCGGCGGACCAATTGGACCAAATGAAACTCTAATCTTCGTAGTCGATGCGATTGGCGTTGCCTAA
- a CDS encoding response regulator transcription factor, producing MAEMILIVDDEAGVRELLGDALRIAGFETATASDGMSALTAIRNKKPDLLIIDINMPLMDGFELVERLRSTGDNTPALMLSARADRADVTRGLTLGADDYVTKPFGLEELLLRVKAILRRSQISTSNGADLTCGPIKVDEASHTVTFAGELVDLSPTEFRLLQVLVENKNRVLSKSLLLDEVWGITFESESTVADTYISYLRKKLHRDGFEGIKTVRGVGFVIQEPKPQPKPEQK from the coding sequence ATGGCTGAGATGATTTTAATCGTAGATGATGAAGCCGGAGTTCGCGAGTTATTGGGCGATGCCCTCCGTATCGCGGGCTTTGAGACAGCTACCGCCTCAGATGGAATGTCAGCGCTGACGGCAATTAGAAATAAGAAGCCAGACCTTTTGATAATTGATATCAATATGCCGCTAATGGATGGCTTCGAGTTAGTTGAAAGGCTTCGCTCTACCGGAGATAACACTCCTGCTCTGATGCTTAGCGCGCGGGCAGATCGTGCAGATGTAACGCGCGGATTAACTCTTGGCGCAGATGATTATGTAACTAAGCCATTTGGCTTGGAAGAACTTCTTTTGCGAGTTAAGGCTATTTTGCGCCGTTCACAGATCTCAACATCAAATGGCGCAGATCTTACGTGCGGTCCGATAAAGGTAGATGAAGCAAGCCACACCGTGACCTTTGCTGGTGAGCTAGTCGATCTCTCCCCAACTGAATTCCGACTTTTGCAAGTTTTGGTTGAAAATAAAAATCGAGTCTTAAGTAAGAGTTTGCTACTTGATGAAGTATGGGGAATTACCTTTGAATCTGAGAGCACCGTTGCAGATACATATATCTCTTACCTTCGTAAGAAATTGCATCGTGATGGATTTGAGGGGATAAAGACTGTGAGAGGCGTTGGCTTTGTAATACAGGAACCCAAGCCCCAGCCTAAACCTGAGCAGAAGTAA
- a CDS encoding sensor histidine kinase, translated as MKKSGSKFAVISIIVTTVLSTLIGGYATLAARSADLAQIDQSLQKVVTRVNAFPSEAISAAILTIEDESLDLTLSLVTQEGDETIINESQLIYPGITDLSLVNKGLAGAVTTAKPTEFRFQSAAIAGGDYLVIASSLDKLNENFISNLKSLGLFTAGADALAIFFSIYFLRRHNRGLDAQALQRMQRFLGDASHELRTPLTVIKGYNEMLSKGQFTQAPDQARAFSRVGSEIERMESLIHDLLLLAELGESKPVNFAEVDFDELVNAHLNDFQVLNTSRTVTTAIPDDCFVQGSREHLSRLIQNCLSNILRHTPIDAPVSVSLRNIGKRAELRIEDGGPGLPDSAYGSEIKFMNRFDPSRSRESGGSGLGLSIIAAIVQEHNGELELSKSQLGGLAVTIRIPN; from the coding sequence ATGAAGAAGTCGGGTAGCAAGTTTGCAGTAATCTCAATAATCGTAACAACAGTTCTTTCAACGCTTATTGGGGGATATGCAACCCTTGCGGCTCGGAGTGCAGATTTAGCGCAGATCGATCAATCACTTCAAAAAGTTGTAACTAGGGTTAACGCCTTTCCATCGGAAGCGATTTCAGCTGCAATCTTGACGATCGAAGATGAAAGTTTGGATTTAACCCTGTCTCTAGTAACGCAAGAGGGCGATGAGACGATTATCAACGAATCGCAATTAATCTATCCAGGAATTACCGACTTATCTTTGGTAAATAAGGGCTTGGCTGGCGCAGTAACTACAGCAAAACCTACAGAGTTTCGTTTTCAATCCGCAGCGATTGCTGGAGGTGACTATCTAGTAATCGCATCTTCGCTTGATAAATTAAATGAGAATTTCATATCAAACTTGAAGAGCCTTGGCCTGTTTACCGCGGGAGCTGATGCGCTAGCAATATTTTTCTCAATCTACTTCTTAAGACGTCACAACCGTGGGCTAGATGCCCAAGCGCTCCAACGCATGCAGCGATTTTTAGGTGATGCTTCGCATGAATTAAGGACTCCATTGACGGTCATCAAGGGTTACAACGAAATGTTGAGTAAAGGGCAATTTACGCAAGCCCCAGACCAAGCGCGCGCATTTTCAAGAGTCGGTTCTGAGATTGAAAGAATGGAAAGTTTGATTCACGATCTCCTACTTCTTGCCGAACTTGGAGAGAGCAAGCCAGTAAATTTCGCTGAAGTTGATTTTGACGAGCTAGTTAACGCACATCTAAATGATTTTCAAGTACTAAATACATCGCGCACTGTTACTACCGCAATACCGGATGACTGCTTCGTCCAGGGATCTCGCGAACATCTAAGCCGCTTGATTCAAAATTGCCTCTCAAATATTCTCCGCCATACTCCGATAGATGCCCCAGTTTCAGTCTCACTTCGCAATATCGGCAAACGCGCCGAGTTAAGGATCGAAGATGGTGGACCGGGGCTGCCTGATTCGGCATATGGAAGTGAAATCAAATTTATGAATAGATTCGATCCATCGCGCTCACGCGAAAGTGGCGGTTCAGGCTTGGGTCTGAGCATCATCGCAGCGATAGTTCAAGAACATAACGGTGAACTTGAACTTAGCAAGAGCCAACTAGGCGGATTAGCAGTAACAATCAGGATTCCGAATTAA